In Candidatus Bathyarchaeota archaeon, one genomic interval encodes:
- a CDS encoding Coenzyme F420 hydrogenase/dehydrogenase, beta subunit C-terminal domain: LHVKELEPYVVSGCSKCQDFSAELSDISVGAVGSQRGWTTVLVRSEIGEEIFNSAADDGVIESTPLSEVKPGLEMVVKLSQIKKRREAPYIRRGTA, encoded by the coding sequence CTACACGTCAAGGAGCTGGAGCCCTACGTCGTCTCCGGTTGCAGCAAGTGCCAAGATTTCAGCGCTGAACTATCAGACATATCGGTTGGAGCAGTTGGATCCCAAAGAGGTTGGACAACCGTTCTGGTAAGGTCAGAGATAGGTGAGGAGATATTCAATAGCGCAGCCGACGATGGGGTTATCGAGTCGACGCCTCTCAGCGAAGTGAAGCCTGGACTGGAGATGGTTGTCAAACTCTCACAGATAAAGAAGAGGCGTGAAGCACCATACATAAGACGTGGAACTGCGTGA